Proteins found in one Pieris napi chromosome 11, ilPieNapi1.2, whole genome shotgun sequence genomic segment:
- the LOC125053637 gene encoding transmembrane protein 19 → MEIKKNDMEDKKGIQNNHVFSVLSIAIAIPLSMSFWIINIIYSKLFQSEGFDDFPVISPGRWLASCLIPIPIAVYGYKKRTLNLSGALLALVVGFVLVLSNYCFVIILLTFFFTSSKASHFRPHLKRKFEEDFKEGGERTWVQVLCNGGMATQLALLYLIDVGSSERPIDFIKDYRASWLSMGVLGVLACCNGDTWASELGTVLSKSDPYLITTFKKVPKGTNGGVSLIGTVLSTVGGLVIGIAHYLSILYFADTNILTYAPPQWPIIIYGGISGLIGSGIDSLMGATMQYSGVDKAGKIVSHSSMSIKHISGKNILDNNSVNLISTIIMGLMIPTISKQFWPIV, encoded by the exons atggaaATCAAGAAAAATGACATGGAAGATAAAAAGggaatacaaaataatcatGTCTTCTCAGTGCTTTCAATTGCTATTGCAATACCATTGTCTATGTCTTTTTggattataaacataatttactcAAAATTATTTCAGAGTGAAGGTTTTGATG acTTCCCTGTGATATCTCCTGGCAGATGGCTAGCATCATGTTTAATACCAATACCAATAGCTGTTTATGGCTACAAGAAAAGAACTTTAAATCTCAGTGGGGCCTTACTTGCCCTTGTTGTTGGTTTTGTTCTTGTTCTATCTAACTATTGctttgtaattatattattgacaTTTTTCTTTACCTCATCAAAGGCATCTCACTTTCGTCCACATCTAAAACGGAAATTTGAAGAGGACTTTAAAGAAG GTGGCGAGAGAACATGGGTTCAAGTACTGTGTAATGGAGGAATGGCTACTCAGCTTGCACTTCTGTATTTAATTGATGTTGGGTCTTCCGAGCGACCTATTGACTTTATTAAAGACTATCGAGCATCATGGTTGAGTATGGGAGTACTTG GAGTACTTGCTTGCTGTAATGGGGACACATGGGCCTCAGAATTAGGCACAGTTTTGTCTAAATCTGATCCATATTTGATTACTACTTTTAAGAAAGTACCAAAAGGAACAAATGGAGGCGTTAGTTTAATTGGAACTGTTTTAAGCACTGTTGGGGGACTTGTAATAGGAATTGcacattatttatctattttatattttgctgatacaaacatacttacatatGCACCTCCTCAATGGCCTATTATTATCTATGGAGGAATTAGTGGTCTCATTGGAAGTGGTATTGATTCACTTATGGGGGCGACTATGCAGTATAGTG gtGTTGATAAAGCGGGTAAAATAGTATCCCACTCAAGTATGTCTATAAAACATATAAgcggaaaaaatattttggataataacagtgttaatttaatttcaacaaTTATTATGGGCTTGATGATTCCTACAATAAGTAAACAATTTTGGCCAATAGTTTAA
- the LOC125053631 gene encoding sialin yields the protein MSLPIDESPILNEDIENDVTSSRRTLVQPDTVEETTGWIKCRTVLGIMGFLGFANVYAMRVNLSVAIVAMINSTVPTPTNETVDVCPASPASNDSTPTRPGDFNWTAEQQSIILGSFFYGYVLTQVPGGRIAEIFGGKLVYGIGVLLTAIFTILSPIAAFIDFKFFIVVRVLEGLGEGVTYPAMHAMLARWIPPLERSKFAAYVYAGSNIGTVISLPISGWLCTLQFGGGWPLCFYLFGGLGIVWFIAWMFLVYDSPQRHPRICPKEVEYITYSIGPQEEKSSMSIPWFKFLTCLPLWAILIAQCGQSWLFYTQLTELPTYMNNILHFDIVSNARLSALPYLTAWIAGILISIFADWVLAKGWISRLNSMKLWNTVAAFVPAFGLLGIAWAGCDRIAVMLLLSITSAFGGAVYAGNQMNHMDLSPQFAGTMYGITNAASNICGFMAPYVIGQIISSEQQTLGQWREVFYLAAAIDLGANLFYLFFASTEEQDWSRPDDDDMTASAPVESILFPES from the exons ATGTCATTGCCAATAGACGAAAGCCCTATATTAAATGAGGACATTGAAAACGATGTTACTAGCAGTCGTAGAACTTTGGTACAACCAGATACAG ttgaGGAAACTACAGGATGGATCAAATGCCGAACTGTGCTTGGCATTATGGGCTTCTTAGGATTTGCCAATGTATATGCAATGAGGGTGAATCTATCAGTAGCTATTGTGGCTATGATTAATTCAACAGTCCCCACACCTACCAATGAAACAGTAGATGTGTGTCCAGCCTCACCAGCTTCCAATGATTCAACACCTact AGACCAGGTGACTTCAACTGGACGGCTGAACAACAAAGTATAATTCTAGGTTCCTTTTTCTATGGCTATGTTTTAACACAG GTGCCAGGTGGTAGAATAGCGGAAATATTTGGTGGCAAATTAGTATATGGCATTGGTGTATTATTGACAGccatatttactattttaagtcCAATAGCTGCATTTATAGACTTTAAATTCTTCATAGTTGTTCGAGTATTAGAAGGTCTTGGGGAAGGTGTCACTTATCCAGCTATGCATGCAATGCTTGCTCGGTGGATACCTCCTCTAGAAAGATCCAAATTTGCTGCCTATGTTTATGCTG GTTCAAACATAGGTACGGTAATATCACTACCAATATCTGGATGGCTGTGCACTCTTCAGTTTGGAGGAGGTTGGCCTCTTTGCTTCTACCTCTTTGGTGGACTCGGCATTGTTTGGTTTATAGCTTGGATGTTTTTGGTCTATGATTCACCACAAAGGCATCCTAGGATATGTCCAAAAGAGGTTGAATATATCACATACTCTATTGGACCACAG GAAGAAAAATCCTCTATGTCAATACCATGGTTTAAATTCCTCACCTGTCTTCCATTATGGGCAATATTAATAGCCCAGTGTGGGCAGTCATGGCTGTTCTATACTCAGCTAACGGAATTGCCtacatatatgaataatattctGCATTTCGATATTGTGTCA aacGCGCGCTTATCAGCGCTTCCGTACTTAACCGCATGGATCGCGGGTATTTTAATCAGTATTTTTGCTGACTGGGTGTTAGCCAAGGGCTGGATCTCGCGACTTAACAGTATGAAGCTGTGGAACACTGTTG CGGCCTTTGTCCCCGCTTTCGGTTTGTTGGGCATCGCATGGGCTGGCTGCGACAGGATTGCTGTCATGCTGCTGCTGAGTATAACATCAGCGTTTGGTGGCGCAGTGTATGCTG gtaaccaaatGAACCATATGGACCTATCGCCGCAGTTTGCTGGTACAATGTATGGTATAACGAACGCGGCCAGCAATATCTGCGGGTTCATGGCACCATATGTGATTGGACAAATCATCAGCTCTGAACAG caAACACTGGGTCAGTGGCGCGAAGTGTTCTACTTAGCAGCCGCCATCGATCTTGGCGCGAATCTCTTCTATTTGTTCTTTGCCAGTACTGAGGAAcag GATTGGTCCCGGCCTGATGATGACGACATGACAGCATCAGCTCCAGTCGAGAGTATACTATTCCCCGAATCTTAG